TCAGCGATCTCAAGCCCTCACGGGAGCCGCAGCGCGTCGCCGGCCTGGTGGTGGCGTTGCGCACCATGAAGTCCAAGCGCGGCGACACCATGGCCTTCGTCACCCTGGACGACCGCACCGGACGCATCGAGGCGTCGCTGTTCGGCGAGCTCTACGACCAGCTGCGTGGCCAGATCGAGGCCGACCAGGTGCTGATCGTCGAGGGCGAGGTCTCCAGCGACGACTTCTCCGGCGGCCTGCGCCTGCGCGGCAAGGAGATCACGCCGATGGTGGCGGCCCGCGCCCGCTACGGCGAGGCGGTGGAGCTGTCGCTCGACGGCACCCGGGTCAACGGGAGGCTGGTGGAGAGCCTGCGCGAGAGCCTCGTGCCGCACCGCGACGATGGCGGCCTGCCGGTGCGCCTGCGCTACCGCAACGACGCCGCTGCCGGCTGGCTGGAGCTGGACGCGCAGTGGCGCGTGGCCCCCAGCGACGAGCTGCTGATCGCGCTGCGTGAGGTGGAGGGGCAAGACGGCGTGCGGCTGAAGTACCGCTAGGTATCGACGATGGGTGTTGGCGCCGAGAAAGGCAGCGGGGCTGACCCGGCGACAGGCCTGAGAGGAGGCGCTGTGAACCCTTCCCTGTGCGCTACTTTTGCCATCCATGGCAAAAGACCTCCTCTTCGGCCTGTCCCCGGCAGCCCTCGGTGCTGGCGAAGTCCGCATACGTTGCCTTGCGCCGCGCGTTGAGGGTGCGATAATGCCCGACACTCGATTTTATGGCTTCCGGGGCGAACAGCGTTCATCATGCCCCGGCGACAGCAAAGACAAGGCGGCCCAGCCACTATGAATCCCAACTACCTCGATTTCGAACAGCCCATCGCCGAACTCCAGGCCAAGATCGAAGAGCTGCGCCTGGTCGGCAACGACAGCCAGCTCAACCTCAGCGACGAGATCGGTCGCCTCGAGGAGAAGAGCCGCAAGCTCACCGAGTCGATCTTCAAGGACCTGAGCCCCTGGCAGGTGTCGCAGCTCTCGCGCCACCCCCAGCGCCCCTATACGCTCGACTACCTCGAGCACGTCTTCACCGACTTCGACGAGCTGCACGGCGACCGGCGCTTTGCCGACGATCCGGCCATCGTCGGCGGCGTCGCCCGCCTCGACGACCGCCCGGTGATGGTCATCGGCCACCAGAAGGGCCGCGACGTCAAGGAGAAGGTGCGGCGCAACTTCGGCATGCCGCGCCCCGAAGGCTACCGCAAGGCGTGCCGCCTGATGGAGATGGCCGAGCGCTTCAAGATGCCGGTGCTCACCTTCATCGACACCCCGGGCGCCTACCCCGGCATCGACGCCGAGGAGCGCGGCCAGAGCGAGGCCATCGCCTACAACCTGGCGGTGATGTCGCGGCTCAAGACCCCGATCGTCTCCACCGTGGTGGGCGAGGGCGGCTCCGGCGGGGCGCTGGCGATCGGCGTATGCGACGAGCTGGCCATGCTGCAATACTCCACCTACTCGGTGATCTCGCCCGAGGGCTGCGCCTCGATCCTGTGGAAGAGCGCCGAGAAGGCCGCCGACGCCGCCCAGGCCATGGGCATCACCGCCGAGCGGCTACAGGAGCTCGGCTTCGTCGATACCCTGATCGAGGAGCCGCTGGGCGGCGCCCACCGCCACCCGCAGACCACCGCCGAACGGGTCAAGGAGGCGCTGCTGGCGAGCCTGGATCGGCTCGAGGCGATGGATACCGAGGCGCTCCTCGAACGGCGCTATGAGCGCCTGATGAGCTATGGCGCACCGGCATAAGAGAGTCTCGCTGCAGGCCCTGATCGACGACGCCCTGGCGGAGACCCCGCCGGGGCGTGTCGTCTGGGTGGCGCTCTCCGGCGGGCTGGATTCGAGCCTGCTGCTCACCCTGGCGGCCGCGGCGTGCCGTCGACATCCCCGGCCGCTGCGTGCGCTGCACGTCCACCACGGCCTGCAGGCCGCCGCCGGCGACTTCGAGACCCACTGCCGGCGGCTCGCCTCGCGGCTCGGCGTACCGCTGTTCGTCGAGCGCGTGGCGGTCGAGCGCGACGCCGGGCTGGGGCTGGAGGGCGCGGCGCGCCAGGCGCGCTACGACGCCTTCGCGCGGCGCGTAGCCCCGGGCGAGACGCTGTGGCTGGCCCAGCATGGCGACGACCAGGCCGAGACCTTCCTGCTGGCCGCCCTGCGCGGCAGCGGCGTGCGCGGCCTGGCCGGCATGCCGGCCGGGCGCGAGTGGCGGGGCAGGCGCCTGGTGCGCCCCCTGCTCGCCCGCTCGCGGGCCGAGCTCGAGGCCGAGGCCGCGCGGCGCGGGTTGCGCTGGGTCGAGGACCCCTCCAACGCCGACGAGACGCTCGATCGCAACTTCCTGCGTCGCCGCGTGCTGCCGCTGCTGGCGCAGCGCTGGCCCCACGCGGGCGAGGCGCTGGCGGCCAGCGCGCGCCAGGCCGCCGAAGCCGACGCGCTGATCGCCGATCTGTCCGCCGTGGATCTGGCGGTCTTGGGGGACGACGCCGCGTGCCTGCCGCTGGCGGGGCTGGGGCGCCTATCGCCGGCGCGTCGGCGCGTGCTGGTGCGGCACGCCTGCCACCGTCTGGGGTTGCCCACGCCGCCCGCGGCGCGTCTCGAGGCGCTGCTTGCCCAGTGCGATGCGCGTCATGACGCCCGGGTGAGGGTCACCTGGACCGGCGCCGAGGGGAGGATCTGGCGCGGACACCTTCACTTGTTGTCGAGCCGGCCGCCGCTGGCGCCGACGTGGCAGGTCGAATGGGACGGCGTCTCCCCCCTGGCGACTCCTTGGGGAACCGTCGACGTCACGCTCGTTCCCGAGGAGGGCGGCCAGGCTTCGCTGCGCCTCATGCCGCGCCAGGGCGGCGAGAGTCTGCGTCTGGCACGGCGCGGAAGTCGCGATCTCAAGCGCCTGCTACAGGAAGCGGAGGTACCGCCATGGGAGCGCGAGCGGCTGCTGGTGGCCTGGCACGGCGAGGTGCCCGTGGCGGCGCTTCAGTCCGACGCGATACGCTGGCTGGCGGTGGCCGAGGGGTGGCGGGCTTCTGTCGGCGAGGGGTCAGCGTCGAGCTGAGAGGCCCCGAGCCAGCATGTCGTGCAGCACCCCTTCGCGCAGCGCCCCATCGGCGTAGCGCATCGTGGTCAGCCCGAACGCCTCGAAGATCGCCCCGAGAATGGCCACTCCGGCGGGAAAGATGCGCGCGCGATCGGGCTTGAGGCCTTCCAGGGCAACCCGGTCGAGGTGGCCGCACTGGACCAGGCGCCGGCGCAGCTCTGCCAGGCCGGTCCGGGTGATCTCGCCGGGCGTGCCGCCATCGGCTGCCAGTACCGAAGCGGCGGCCTTGATGGTGCCACTGGAGCCCAGTGCCTCGTCCCAGCCGAGTTCGCTGTAGCTCGCCTTGAGGGGGGCGAGCCGTGCCAGTACGTCCGCTTCGGCCTGCTCCATGCGTGCGGCACTCAGCTGGCCATCGGCGAAGTGGCGCCGGGTATGGGTGACGCAACCGATGTCGAGGCTCTCCAGCATCAGCGGTTTCAGCCGTTCACCGACGATGAATTCGGTGGAGCCTCCGCCGATGTCGACGACCAGGCGGCGGCCGTTCTCGGCCAGGGCGTGGGCCGCGCCCAGATAGATCAGGCGGGCTTCCTCGTGGCCGGGAATCACCTCGACGCGGCAGCCCAGCAGCGCTTCGGCGCGGGCGATGAAGACCCGACGGTTGCGCGCCGTACGCAGCGCGCTGGTCCCGACCACACGCAGGCATTCGGCGCCGACGCCGTCCAGCAGCGGCGCGAAGCGGGCGAGACACGCCATGGCACGCTCCATCGAGGCGTCGTCCAGGCAATTGGT
This portion of the Billgrantia sulfidoxydans genome encodes:
- a CDS encoding Ppx/GppA family phosphatase; translation: MNSPTERPNLVSDAVDMPQAVRLAAIDLGSNSFHLLVAQYQDDRLQVVARLGEKVQLAAGLDATNCLDDASMERAMACLARFAPLLDGVGAECLRVVGTSALRTARNRRVFIARAEALLGCRVEVIPGHEEARLIYLGAAHALAENGRRLVVDIGGGSTEFIVGERLKPLMLESLDIGCVTHTRRHFADGQLSAARMEQAEADVLARLAPLKASYSELGWDEALGSSGTIKAAASVLAADGGTPGEITRTGLAELRRRLVQCGHLDRVALEGLKPDRARIFPAGVAILGAIFEAFGLTTMRYADGALREGVLHDMLARGLSARR
- the accA gene encoding acetyl-CoA carboxylase carboxyl transferase subunit alpha, with protein sequence MNPNYLDFEQPIAELQAKIEELRLVGNDSQLNLSDEIGRLEEKSRKLTESIFKDLSPWQVSQLSRHPQRPYTLDYLEHVFTDFDELHGDRRFADDPAIVGGVARLDDRPVMVIGHQKGRDVKEKVRRNFGMPRPEGYRKACRLMEMAERFKMPVLTFIDTPGAYPGIDAEERGQSEAIAYNLAVMSRLKTPIVSTVVGEGGSGGALAIGVCDELAMLQYSTYSVISPEGCASILWKSAEKAADAAQAMGITAERLQELGFVDTLIEEPLGGAHRHPQTTAERVKEALLASLDRLEAMDTEALLERRYERLMSYGAPA
- the tilS gene encoding tRNA lysidine(34) synthetase TilS, producing MAHRHKRVSLQALIDDALAETPPGRVVWVALSGGLDSSLLLTLAAAACRRHPRPLRALHVHHGLQAAAGDFETHCRRLASRLGVPLFVERVAVERDAGLGLEGAARQARYDAFARRVAPGETLWLAQHGDDQAETFLLAALRGSGVRGLAGMPAGREWRGRRLVRPLLARSRAELEAEAARRGLRWVEDPSNADETLDRNFLRRRVLPLLAQRWPHAGEALAASARQAAEADALIADLSAVDLAVLGDDAACLPLAGLGRLSPARRRVLVRHACHRLGLPTPPAARLEALLAQCDARHDARVRVTWTGAEGRIWRGHLHLLSSRPPLAPTWQVEWDGVSPLATPWGTVDVTLVPEEGGQASLRLMPRQGGESLRLARRGSRDLKRLLQEAEVPPWERERLLVAWHGEVPVAALQSDAIRWLAVAEGWRASVGEGSASS